A genomic segment from Chitinophagaceae bacterium encodes:
- a CDS encoding outer membrane lipoprotein carrier protein LolA, producing MKKFNLCLTLIFSLFLGTQAQSSKGLGSNDPEAKKVLDDVSSKFRTYKTVQAKFVLKVENGSGKSMGAKSGSVFMKGSKYRVSLPDQEIFSDGSNVWTFSKEDNEVTITKIDPSSGSLTPQKLFTNFYDKDFLYKLNGVATLNGKKMKEVELTPVDKTKPFFKVLLYVDKSAINTTKIFEKNGSRYTYSTSSFKPNVVIADATFVFDAKKYPGVEVIDLR from the coding sequence ATGAAGAAATTTAACTTATGCCTGACACTTATTTTTTCCTTGTTTTTGGGTACGCAAGCACAATCTTCAAAAGGCTTGGGCAGCAACGACCCGGAAGCCAAAAAAGTATTGGATGATGTAAGTTCAAAATTCAGAACGTATAAAACCGTACAGGCAAAGTTTGTGCTTAAAGTAGAAAATGGATCGGGCAAAAGCATGGGCGCAAAATCGGGCTCTGTTTTTATGAAAGGTTCAAAATACAGGGTAAGCCTTCCCGACCAGGAGATATTTTCCGATGGCTCCAATGTTTGGACTTTTAGTAAAGAGGATAATGAAGTTACCATTACTAAAATTGATCCTTCATCCGGCTCATTAACCCCTCAAAAATTATTTACTAATTTTTACGATAAAGATTTTTTGTATAAACTAAATGGCGTGGCAACCCTAAACGGTAAAAAAATGAAAGAAGTGGAATTAACACCTGTAGATAAAACCAAGCCTTTTTTTAAAGTTTTACTGTATGTAGATAAAAGCGCAATAAACACTACAAAAATATTTGAAAAAAATGGTAGTCGCTATACATATAGTACAAGCAGCTTTAAGCCCAATGTGGTAATTGCAGATGCAACATTTGTTTTTGATGCCAAAAAATATCCCGGAGTGGAAGTGATAGATTTAAGATAG
- a CDS encoding DUF2490 domain-containing protein has protein sequence MKYFFAWVIVSLFYLNAFAQKSHFGSWTIVNTQLSFVNKWAIFGELQLRSQSFFNNYFYYEAKGGIEYTLSKKFKFALGVGNFGTYTNGGNFEKPKTIDELRIWEQAVMSHQLKALKLEQRLRVEQRIYSGADYRNRFRYRLALTVPLNNKNGKSGNLYFTCFEEIFFTDKAPHFSRSRFLFGPGYTFNKYVTLQPAYVYQYDISKNSKQGKHFLQVSLLLKINPGNPLISSK, from the coding sequence ATGAAATATTTTTTTGCATGGGTTATTGTAAGTCTCTTTTACTTAAATGCGTTTGCCCAAAAATCACATTTTGGGAGCTGGACAATAGTAAATACACAACTTTCATTTGTGAATAAATGGGCCATATTTGGAGAATTGCAACTAAGGTCACAATCGTTTTTTAATAATTATTTTTATTATGAGGCTAAAGGTGGGATTGAATATACACTCAGCAAAAAATTTAAGTTTGCATTGGGCGTAGGTAATTTTGGCACTTACACCAATGGAGGAAATTTTGAAAAACCCAAAACAATTGATGAGTTACGCATTTGGGAACAAGCCGTAATGAGCCATCAATTAAAAGCCCTAAAGCTTGAGCAGCGCTTACGGGTAGAACAAAGAATATATTCAGGTGCCGATTACCGTAACCGCTTTCGCTACAGACTTGCATTAACCGTTCCTTTAAACAACAAAAATGGAAAGTCGGGAAACTTATATTTCACCTGCTTTGAAGAAATATTTTTTACTGATAAAGCGCCACATTTTAGCAGGAGCAGGTTTTTATTTGGGCCGGGATATACCTTTAATAAATATGTTACTTTGCAGCCAGCTTATGTTTATCAATACGATATTTCGAAAAACAGCAAACAGGGCAAACATTTCTTACAGGTTTCGTTACTGCTAAAAATAAACCCGGGTAACCCATTAATTTCTTCTAAGTAA
- a CDS encoding GNAT family N-acetyltransferase: MRQGDFNWQPDCLQNETVILSAVQQKDFEALYHVAADPEIWEQHPDQDRYKKEVFRNYFNSALASQSAFLIREKKSGKIIGSTRYYEFNASKSSIAIGYTFLAKQFWGGSTNKAVKQLLLDYAFKKVEKVFFHIGASNIRSQTAILKIGAKKVREYTITQNGNLENHFEYAIEKKDWHKG, from the coding sequence ATGCGTCAAGGTGATTTTAACTGGCAACCTGATTGCCTGCAAAACGAAACAGTAATTTTAAGTGCGGTTCAGCAAAAAGATTTTGAAGCCTTGTACCATGTTGCTGCAGACCCTGAAATTTGGGAACAACACCCGGATCAGGACAGGTACAAGAAGGAAGTATTCCGCAATTATTTCAACAGCGCACTCGCTTCTCAATCTGCTTTTTTGATAAGAGAAAAAAAATCCGGCAAAATTATTGGCAGCACACGCTATTACGAATTTAATGCCTCCAAATCCTCCATTGCAATTGGCTATACTTTTTTAGCAAAACAATTTTGGGGAGGAAGTACAAATAAAGCCGTTAAGCAATTGTTACTTGATTATGCATTTAAAAAGGTTGAGAAAGTTTTCTTTCATATTGGAGCCAGTAACATACGTTCGCAGACCGCCATACTAAAGATTGGTGCAAAAAAAGTACGGGAATATACCATAACACAAAATGGCAATTTAGAGAACCATTTTGAGTATGCTATAGAAAAAAAAGATTGGCACAAAGGATAA
- a CDS encoding UbiX family flavin prenyltransferase — translation MQKIVIAITGASGSVYSRQLLTKLQCLNSLHYEISVVVTDNAKQVWQTELDEEFKVPMGIKHYATNDFTAPFASGSGQYHTLIICPCSMGTLGRIANGISNDLITRAADVILKEKRRLICVARETPYNLIHIRNMETITLAGGIICPATPSFYSHPKNIDEVAATVVDRVLDLAGLPVNSFRWGN, via the coding sequence ATGCAAAAAATTGTTATAGCTATTACCGGCGCAAGCGGTTCGGTGTATTCCAGGCAATTATTAACAAAATTACAGTGTTTAAATAGCCTTCACTATGAAATTTCCGTAGTAGTTACCGACAACGCAAAGCAGGTATGGCAAACAGAGTTAGATGAAGAATTTAAGGTTCCCATGGGCATCAAACATTATGCAACTAATGATTTTACTGCTCCATTTGCTTCAGGATCGGGGCAGTACCATACCCTAATTATTTGCCCTTGCAGCATGGGCACATTAGGAAGAATTGCCAATGGTATTTCCAATGATTTAATTACAAGAGCTGCTGATGTAATCTTAAAAGAAAAAAGAAGATTGATTTGTGTTGCCAGAGAAACGCCTTATAACTTAATACACATCCGCAATATGGAAACCATTACACTTGCTGGTGGTATTATTTGCCCGGCCACACCATCTTTTTACAGCCACCCAAAAAATATTGATGAAGTTGCAGCCACTGTTGTTGACCGGGTTTTAGACCTTGCAGGCTTGCCTGTAAACAGTTTTAGGTGGGGGAATTAA
- a CDS encoding glycosyltransferase family 4 protein, producing MNIGFDAKRAFHNTTGLGHYSRTLIASLAKFYPQHQYFLFNPKPSGLISFKEENTREILPEGFFNNLFSSAWRSRNVTKDLEKLKINIYHGLSQEIPFGINATKIKTVVTIHDLIHERYPHQFNPVDVKIYTKKYRHACTHAQAIIAISNQTKKDLIDFYKVPEEKITVCYQSCNPVFSHTLPEEAIQRVKIKYGLPEKFLLSVGSIIERKNLMNVCKALLLLRNECPLPLVIIGEGNCYKQKVEKFITENKLESRIIFLSQRVAAQSKDFKSSQDFPAIYQAATAMVYPSYFEGFGIPVLEALWSRLPVITSNTSSMPEAGGDGAFLIDPAKPQEIAEAILKIYSDPNFTESMKTKGWQYAQRFTVQNCAASVMDVYTQL from the coding sequence ATGAACATTGGTTTTGATGCAAAAAGGGCTTTTCATAATACTACGGGCCTCGGCCATTACAGCCGAACGCTTATAGCATCATTGGCCAAATTTTATCCCCAGCACCAATATTTTTTATTTAATCCCAAACCATCAGGTTTAATTTCATTTAAAGAGGAAAATACCAGAGAAATTTTACCGGAAGGTTTTTTCAATAACCTATTTTCTTCTGCCTGGCGCAGTAGAAATGTTACGAAAGATTTAGAAAAATTAAAAATAAATATTTATCATGGCCTAAGCCAGGAAATACCTTTTGGCATTAATGCTACAAAAATAAAAACTGTGGTAACCATACATGATTTAATTCACGAACGCTATCCACATCAGTTTAACCCTGTTGATGTAAAGATTTATACTAAAAAATACCGCCATGCCTGTACGCATGCACAAGCCATTATTGCCATTAGCAACCAAACAAAAAAAGATTTAATAGATTTTTATAAAGTACCAGAAGAAAAAATTACCGTTTGTTACCAAAGCTGTAACCCTGTATTTAGCCATACCTTACCGGAGGAAGCAATACAAAGAGTGAAAATAAAGTATGGCTTGCCCGAAAAATTTTTACTCTCCGTTGGCTCCATAATTGAAAGAAAAAATTTGATGAATGTTTGCAAAGCTTTGTTACTATTACGCAATGAATGCCCGCTACCGCTGGTAATAATTGGTGAAGGCAATTGTTATAAGCAAAAAGTAGAAAAATTTATTACAGAAAATAAATTGGAAAGCCGTATTATTTTTCTTTCGCAGCGTGTTGCGGCCCAAAGTAAAGATTTTAAATCATCCCAAGATTTTCCGGCTATATACCAAGCTGCAACTGCCATGGTATATCCATCCTATTTTGAAGGCTTTGGCATACCCGTTTTGGAAGCTTTGTGGAGCCGGTTGCCTGTAATTACTTCAAATACCAGCAGCATGCCTGAAGCAGGCGGAGATGGCGCATTTTTAATAGATCCCGCCAAGCCGCAGGAAATTGCTGAAGCAATCTTAAAAATATACAGTGACCCAAACTTTACGGAAAGCATGAAAACAAAGGGCTGGCAATATGCCCAACGCTTTACTGTACAAAATTGTGCCGCATCTGTAATGGATGTTTACACCCAATTATGA
- a CDS encoding outer membrane beta-barrel protein, producing MKLKLIPFMLILAFGFSTANAQGFKIGIRTGTDIQKLSGKTFSQEFAYGYHLGGAFEIGITQKFGIQPEVLFSSVNIDTGSSFSSIYKFENISKAKLQYIRIPLLLTFKPNPFMVLQVGPQYSILRSADKNLLENGQQAFKNGDFSMLGGLQINISKIRIYGRYAVGLTNLNDIDNQEKWKSQTVQLGLGLTF from the coding sequence ATGAAATTAAAGTTAATCCCCTTTATGCTGATATTAGCATTTGGTTTTTCAACCGCAAATGCCCAGGGTTTTAAAATAGGTATTAGGACCGGAACCGATATTCAGAAGCTGAGTGGAAAAACATTTAGCCAGGAGTTTGCTTATGGCTACCATTTGGGCGGAGCTTTTGAAATTGGTATTACACAAAAATTTGGGATACAGCCCGAAGTATTGTTTAGCTCGGTTAATATTGATACCGGTTCTTCTTTTAGCAGCATTTATAAATTTGAAAATATTTCCAAAGCAAAGTTGCAATACATCCGCATTCCATTATTGCTCACCTTTAAGCCCAATCCTTTTATGGTATTACAAGTTGGCCCACAGTACAGCATTTTAAGGAGCGCCGATAAAAACCTTTTGGAAAACGGGCAACAAGCTTTTAAAAATGGCGATTTCAGTATGCTGGGCGGTTTGCAAATTAATATTTCTAAAATTAGGATTTACGGCAGGTATGCCGTTGGCCTTACCAACCTTAACGATATTGACAACCAGGAAAAATGGAAAAGCCAAACGGTTCAATTGGGCCTTGGGCTTACTTTTTAA
- the ffh gene encoding signal recognition particle protein translates to MFNSLSEKLDSAFKNIKGQGRITELNIANTVKDIRRALVDADVNYKIAKEFTDRVKDKAIGSKVLLAVNPGQQMIKIVQDELTELMGGTETGFDVSGNPAVILIAGLQGSGKTTFSGKLANYLKTAKGKSPLLVAADIYRPAAMDQLEVLGAQINVDVYTERETKDAVLIAQNAIKEAKAKNKNVIIIDTAGRLAVDEAMMTEVANIKAAVNPNEILFVVDSMTGQDAVNTAAAFNERLNFSGVVLTKLDGDTRGGAALSIRHTVNKPIKFTSNGEKLDTLDVFYPERMAQRILGMGDIVSLVEKAQAQFDEAEAAKLEKKIRKNQFDFEDFKTQLQQIKKMGNIKDLMGMIPGVGKQIKDVDVNDNSFKGIEAMINSMTLQERRNPDIISPSRKQRIAKGSGKDLAELNQFLKQFEQMKSMMKMMNKMPAGKGMPGIGRR, encoded by the coding sequence ATGTTCAATTCACTTAGTGAAAAGTTAGATTCGGCTTTTAAAAATATAAAAGGCCAGGGCAGAATTACAGAGCTTAATATTGCCAATACTGTAAAAGACATCAGGCGAGCATTGGTAGATGCAGATGTGAATTATAAAATAGCCAAAGAATTTACCGACAGGGTAAAAGATAAAGCCATTGGCAGTAAGGTTTTGCTGGCAGTAAATCCCGGTCAGCAAATGATAAAAATTGTTCAGGATGAGCTTACCGAATTAATGGGCGGTACAGAAACGGGGTTTGATGTTTCAGGGAACCCGGCAGTAATTTTAATTGCCGGTTTACAGGGTAGCGGTAAAACTACTTTTAGCGGCAAGCTGGCCAATTATTTAAAAACGGCAAAAGGCAAATCTCCGTTGCTGGTTGCCGCAGATATTTACCGGCCTGCAGCAATGGACCAGTTGGAGGTTTTAGGAGCGCAAATTAACGTGGATGTGTATACGGAAAGGGAAACTAAAGATGCAGTGCTCATAGCCCAAAATGCCATTAAAGAAGCTAAAGCAAAAAATAAAAATGTCATCATTATAGATACTGCAGGCCGGCTTGCCGTTGATGAAGCCATGATGACCGAGGTAGCCAATATTAAAGCAGCCGTAAACCCAAATGAAATATTATTTGTGGTAGATAGTATGACCGGGCAAGATGCTGTGAATACCGCTGCAGCTTTTAACGAGCGTTTAAATTTTAGCGGAGTAGTGCTTACCAAACTGGATGGCGATACAAGAGGTGGTGCAGCACTCTCCATTAGGCATACGGTAAATAAACCCATAAAATTTACCAGCAATGGCGAAAAGCTGGATACACTGGATGTGTTTTATCCCGAAAGGATGGCACAGCGTATTTTGGGTATGGGTGATATTGTAAGCCTGGTTGAAAAAGCCCAGGCACAGTTTGATGAAGCCGAAGCAGCAAAACTGGAAAAAAAGATCCGTAAAAACCAATTTGACTTTGAAGACTTTAAAACACAGTTACAGCAAATAAAAAAAATGGGTAATATCAAAGACCTTATGGGAATGATACCCGGCGTAGGCAAACAAATAAAAGATGTAGATGTAAATGATAATTCATTTAAAGGTATAGAGGCCATGATAAACAGTATGACCTTGCAGGAACGCCGCAACCCCGATATTATCAGCCCTTCCCGTAAACAACGTATTGCAAAAGGCAGCGGAAAAGACTTAGCAGAACTCAACCAGTTTTTAAAACAATTCGAGCAAATGAAAAGCATGATGAAAATGATGAATAAAATGCCGGCAGGTAAGGGTATGCCGGGCATTGGCCGCAGGTAA
- a CDS encoding PLDc N-terminal domain-containing protein, protein MILLNFVFVHFLYALIVAAEFFILVFGCYKVFKNQNLKPHRKAFWVFVILFGSLIGIMAYFSTEGNLKHKKNRQY, encoded by the coding sequence ATGATCTTATTAAATTTCGTTTTTGTTCATTTTTTATATGCTTTAATTGTAGCTGCCGAATTTTTTATTTTAGTATTTGGCTGTTATAAAGTTTTCAAAAATCAAAATTTAAAGCCACACCGTAAAGCCTTTTGGGTTTTTGTAATTTTGTTCGGTTCGCTTATAGGTATAATGGCTTACTTTTCTACAGAGGGCAATTTAAAACATAAAAAAAACCGGCAATATTAA
- a CDS encoding 2,3,4,5-tetrahydropyridine-2,6-dicarboxylate N-succinyltransferase, producing MKILIQEAWENRELLKEDKYTAAVRAVIEEVDKGRLRTAEPMKNGWQVNEWVKQAILLYFGVQQMHTWDLPPFEFYDKMLLKKNYQSLGVRAVPHAVARYGAYLAKNVVLMPSYVNIGAYVDEGTLVDTWATVGSCAQIGKNVHLSGGVGIGGVLEPLQASPVIVEDGCFIGSRCIIVEGVRVEKEAVLGANVVLTQSTKIIDVTGKVPVETKGLVPSRSVVIPGTYNKKFPAGEYAVGCALIIGKRKESTNLKTSLNDALRDFNVSC from the coding sequence ATGAAAATACTCATACAAGAGGCTTGGGAAAACAGGGAATTGCTGAAAGAAGATAAATATACAGCAGCAGTAAGAGCGGTAATTGAGGAGGTGGACAAAGGCCGCTTGCGTACTGCCGAGCCAATGAAAAACGGCTGGCAGGTAAACGAATGGGTAAAGCAGGCCATATTGCTTTATTTTGGGGTGCAGCAAATGCACACATGGGATTTACCGCCTTTTGAATTTTACGATAAAATGTTGTTGAAAAAAAATTACCAGTCACTTGGTGTGAGGGCAGTACCACATGCTGTTGCACGCTATGGCGCTTATCTTGCAAAAAATGTTGTGCTTATGCCATCGTATGTAAATATTGGCGCTTATGTAGATGAAGGTACCTTGGTAGATACCTGGGCAACCGTAGGCAGTTGTGCCCAAATTGGCAAAAACGTACACCTGAGTGGCGGCGTGGGTATTGGTGGTGTGCTTGAACCGTTGCAAGCAAGCCCTGTAATTGTAGAAGATGGCTGTTTTATTGGCAGCCGTTGCATTATTGTAGAAGGCGTAAGAGTGGAAAAAGAAGCTGTTTTAGGCGCTAATGTAGTGCTTACTCAGTCCACAAAAATAATAGATGTTACGGGTAAAGTACCTGTTGAAACAAAAGGGCTCGTTCCATCGAGAAGCGTAGTAATTCCGGGAACATATAATAAAAAATTCCCAGCCGGGGAATATGCTGTTGGCTGCGCTTTAATAATTGGCAAGCGTAAAGAATCTACCAACCTCAAAACCAGCCTCAATGATGCTTTACGGGATTTTAATGTGAGCTGCTAA
- a CDS encoding DUF255 domain-containing protein, which produces MDFKEMQEAYAKEPRPILIDMYTSWCGWCKVMDKKTYTNENVVAYINKNFYAVKFNAESKATLSFLGKDYAYNKKEKIHELAKKLAGYELGFPSTILLSKPEAPPAVISGYMIPSEMEAPLKYFGSNANEKQSFIEFEKALKKEW; this is translated from the coding sequence ATGGATTTTAAAGAAATGCAAGAGGCTTATGCAAAAGAACCCAGGCCCATTCTTATAGACATGTACACCTCCTGGTGCGGATGGTGCAAGGTGATGGACAAGAAAACTTACACTAACGAAAATGTAGTTGCATATATTAATAAAAATTTTTACGCTGTAAAATTTAATGCAGAATCAAAAGCTACCTTATCATTTTTAGGAAAAGATTATGCCTACAATAAAAAAGAAAAAATACACGAGCTTGCAAAAAAACTGGCAGGGTATGAGTTAGGTTTCCCTTCTACTATCTTATTAAGTAAGCCCGAGGCACCGCCTGCAGTAATTTCTGGTTATATGATACCCAGTGAAATGGAAGCGCCACTAAAATATTTTGGGAGCAATGCAAACGAAAAGCAATCTTTTATTGAGTTTGAAAAAGCGTTGAAAAAAGAATGGTAA
- a CDS encoding threonylcarbamoyl-AMP synthase — MKLYQHDIEQCLDILQKGGLILYPTDTVWGIGCDAQNKGAVEKIFNLKKRNEKKSMIVLIADESEITQFTNEAFPTVFDFIKGVHKPVTVVYPKAKNLAPNLLNADGSIAIRIVKKGFAKDLLKKFGKPIVSTSANLSGYPAPGNFYDVDIAIKKGVSYVVEFSRDVQKIASPSTVVTVDAKGKIIILRP; from the coding sequence ATGAAATTATATCAACACGATATTGAACAATGCCTGGACATATTACAGAAAGGTGGATTGATTTTATACCCAACAGATACTGTATGGGGAATTGGATGCGATGCACAAAACAAAGGAGCAGTTGAAAAAATTTTCAACCTAAAAAAGAGAAACGAGAAAAAAAGTATGATTGTTTTAATTGCTGATGAAAGTGAAATTACGCAATTTACCAATGAAGCTTTCCCCACAGTATTTGATTTTATAAAAGGGGTACATAAACCGGTTACCGTTGTTTACCCCAAAGCCAAAAATCTTGCACCCAATTTATTAAATGCAGATGGTAGTATTGCCATTAGGATTGTAAAAAAAGGTTTTGCCAAAGATCTGTTGAAAAAATTTGGCAAACCCATTGTGAGCACTTCTGCCAATTTAAGCGGTTACCCTGCGCCGGGAAATTTTTACGACGTTGATATTGCCATTAAAAAAGGCGTAAGTTATGTGGTGGAGTTTTCTCGTGATGTTCAGAAAATAGCTTCTCCAAGTACGGTAGTAACCGTTGATGCAAAAGGCAAAATTATTATATTAAGGCCTTAA